The genomic DNA ACAATAGTTTATGGcctggagtcatctctccatccaatATTCTGCTTTCTCAGATTCTCTTTGGCTCTGGCTCTGACAGGAATAGCCTTAGTGATTGTGCAAATATTGGCATGGTTACGGGAGGCATGGACTGGAGAGCTCAGGACAGCAGCCCAAGGCCTGCTGCACCTGCCTCCTTGGTAACAGTCAGCTCTAGGCCTCTGAACACTGTAGGAATTATCTGAGCAGGCTCTCCTGGTAAGATGGAACAAAACACACCCGGTGTCTCTTTGATGATCCTCTGTAGCGGGGCTAGATATGAGGCAGCTTGGGCAGAGTGAGATCAGCCTGAGGTCCTGCATACAACAGGTTGGACCTCTACTTTCAGGAGTTCTTAGGGCTGGCTCAGCAGCCCAAGCTGCCTCTCTTCCTTTTGTTCATTTCATCCAGGATTTGCCAGGTCACTGGATGAGGTCTGGGCTCTCTGTTCTGCTGCACTGGTCTGTTCTGGACCTCCTTGTCTTATAACTGGTAGTTTCTGTGTAAACCATCCAGGAGGAAGTCTGTAAAGATAGGGAGGAGGGCACTGGGCAAAGAGGGCACAGAATGGGAGCCCTAGAGCCAGGCTGATTCCGGCCCTGTTCCAGGGACCAGCTGTGTGAGCAGGAGGAAACCACCTAACCCCACCTGCCCGACTCTTGCTGATAGCTTTAGCTAGTCATGGTTAGATAGAGCCTGCAGGATTATTAAGAGAGTTGTCTGAATCTCTAGTGTATAAGACTCGCctccagcctccccccccccttttttttttacaggaaatTGAAGAATTCGCATTCCAGAGAACCTGCATTAGCGCCCACAGGGAAAGGTTGTTCATAGAGTAGAGCTACTTGAGACCCCGTGGGAACACAGGCTTGCTTGCGCTCCTGTTATCTCCTCACTCACAGGGCCTGGAACACATCCCTCCCTGCGTGAAGACCAGTTGCTTCTCCCAGACCTGTGCCCACAAAGATGGCTGCTAGCTAAGGATGCTTGGGGCAACAACTGGGACCGCAACGGGACAAGAGATGGGATTCATTCTCCTTATGATGTTGGGGGCCCTCGGTAGCAGCCATTCCCCAGTCACCCTGgccccattttctctttctttctcaccttccttcctcttcctgaccACAAGATCTCACCTGCCCTCCTTTTTATTCCCTGATCCCTGTCCCATTCTTGCCTTTTAAAGGCTcagcttcttcttttcctctaacAAAGTGACCTCCTGAAGTGACTATCCCTGAGGCTGGCCTGCCTCTCTTGTCTGGCAGTGGCTGTGCTGTGCTGAGGAGCCTGGTCGGTCCACCCCATCCTCTCTAGTGATCACCTGCAGTATGGCTGTGTCACCTGGAGTATCCCTGTGTTACCTGAAGAAGTATTCTCAGTGAAGTCCCTGCATGGCTCTGTGTGGTCCCCATAAAGCTTGAGTCACACTTGCTTTGGCTGTCATACTTACCAGCTTTCACCCATTGCCTCTAAGGACTGCTTGATGACTCTAATAGTGTCTGGTTCACAGGAATTCTAGAGGACTAAGAAGGGTACCACTAGAGCAGGAGGCCTTCATAGGGTCTCTAGAACATGAAGGGCACCTTCTGTGGCTAGAATTTGTTCATGCCACAGTGTTACTGAGATTTGCAAGTTAATAAAAGtcaagtctgaaaaaaaaaaaacaccatgattTCACAAACTAGGGAAAGTCTCCTCTTCTTcagctacattttttaaaacacactcaaaagcaacacaaacacaaaacatgtttttttttttttttttttttttatcaagattGGAGTGAGTTGGTGGTGCATTCTGGgagagacaggcatggtgctgcattcccttaatctcagcacttgggagctgaggcagCAGAAAAGAAGATAATTCATGACCAGCCTGAGTTACCCAGAGTCCCAAGGCCAGTCTCTGAAGCCatctaaaaggagaaagaagaaacataagACAAAGAACACTCGTTCCTCAGGAATTTGGGGCAAGGTTTTCAAGCATTGTAAAGAGACACGTGTTCCATCAAGTGTCATAAATTACAGGTCCACATGCATGGCCTGGCTGGAAGTTATGCAATAGAGAGGATTATAAATCACTGCTCCTTCGGAGTCTGACTCACCCCCAGGGTGATGGTGGAGACAAAGAAAATAGGATCTTGGTTATAAGCTTTTGTACTTGTGCTGGGAGGACTGGGGGACTAGGGAGGGTCAAGATTGGAGGAGAGCATCTGAACAAGGGGGCAACTAGGGTGCATGGAAGATAAGTGTGTACTTTTCCTTTTATGAATTTTCTTAAACTCTAATATTATatcaaattaaaaaacagaaaaattagatACATTTACCACTTgacccaggacacacacacacacacacacacacacacacaccttagttGAAGTTCCATTAGAAAGACTTATCTTgtccagtggtggtgcacgcctttaatctcagcacttgggaggcagaggcaggcggatctctgtgagttcgaggccagcctggtctccagagtagttccaggacagcctccaaagccacagagaaacactgtctcgaaaaataaaataaaaaatttttaaaaaagacttatcttgtgcatatgagtgcattTATGTTATCATGTTTTCCAGTTCCTCATTTTTCTCGTATTCACAATACAAGAGATAATTTTGCCCTCAGGACACATTTGTCAAGGTCCCAGGCATTCTGAATTGTCATCACTGTGCTACTGACATCTAGACTCAAGGGTAGATAACAGCAGCCCCACAGCAAAAGGGGAGCGGAGCCACAGTCAGGAGCAGGCAAGCCCAGCCCCGCCTTTTGCTTTAGGCGCACAGCCAAGTCACCACGTACCGTCTGAGCTCAAGCTGCATTGGCTCTCACCCATCCCTGTCCCTGCGGGGTGGGCCTGGCCCGCCCCCAGGACTCCAGCATTGGTCgaaactgggggtggggaagggcgGTCTGAAGACCTGACAAAGCCAAGTCCCGGTCTCTCCATTCCTGGCGGCTCTCAGAAAGTCCAGGCTAGTCTGACACTGAGGCTGTCCTTTCAGACCACAGAATCATGCCCATGACACTGGGTTACTGGGACATCCGCGGGGTGAGTGAGGGATGCGAATGGAGAGTAGGACTTGGAGGAGGGGTAAGGCTACACGCAGTAGATGGGCTTGctgaggaagtgtgtgtgtgtgtgtgtgtgtgtgtgtgtgtgtgtgtgtgtgtgtgtgtgtgtttgtgcacgcGCGCCTGCGTGCTCGCGCATGGAGATGGCAAAATTAGGGCAGGGAGGTGGGAACTCATCTGGAGGGGGTAAAGAATCTCATCTTCTCTGGTCCTTTCTCACAGCTGGCTCATGCCATCCGCCTGCTCCTGGAGTACACAGACTCAAGCTATGAGGAGAAGAGATACACTATGGGCGACGGTGATTGCACCTTCCTAGTCAGATCCCCGTCAACTCCTGCCCATTGACGCCCAACAACCCACATCTAGTCCCCTTGTTGCTCAGCTCTGCCTCTTCTTTTTGGACCTAGACTGTGCCCCTTTCAGAACCCTTCATTGTGTAGTTTGCTCTAACAATGGAAGATGCTAAGGGAAGATTAGAGGGTCCTCTGTATATGTAATTGGATTCCATTCCCTTCACTCTTGGCTAAATCTATTGTAAGCTTTAGTGATGAAGGAGCCCACAGACCTTACAAACATCCTTAAGCTTGCAGGGTGAGACTGGCTTGCAGGTCTACTGCCTTAGATGCCTTGGGAGGGTCTTGGGAAAGGTGACTGAACACATGGATCCTTTGATTTCATATTATCTTGTCCACCACAGCTCCTGACTATGACCAAAGCCAATGGCTGAACGAGAAGTTCAAGCTGGGCCTGGACTTTCCCAATGTACGTTCATGGAAGGGGAGGCTTGGGGAAGGTGGTGATGTCCCTATTTTGTACAGATCAGGAGGTCTGGGACCAGTCCTTCTGCTCTCATCCACCTATCCCTGGTTGTTCACACCATCTTTCTGAGATAGGCTGTGTTCCAGCTCTTCCATTCAGTGTGCATTGTGTTCATGGAAAGTTTCCCATGCCCAGTACACTGAGTGTCAGGCCCCATGTCTGTCCTCAACCAAGTAAGGGACGCTGGGACCTCATATCCCACCTGACTATCCTGCTTGCCTATCCAGCTGCCCTACTTAATTGATGGGTCACACAAGATCACCCAGAGCAATGCCATTCTTCGTTACCTTGGCCGAAAGCACAACCTGTGTGAGTGGGGCTGGCTGCACAGTGGGGATGGTGGTTATCCTCTTTGGCTGGGGTGGGATGCTGAGAGTGAGTCTGTGCTGTGCGTGTTGCAGGTGGGGAGACGGAAGAGGAGAGAATTCGTGTGGATATTTTGGAGAATCAACTTATGGACAACCGCATGGTGCTGGCCAGGCTTTGCTATAACCCTGACTTTGTGAGTCCTACTCTGGGCTGGATGAGGTGGGGGGACAGGAGCTTGTACCCTTACCTTTTCATCTGTTCTGTGTGTTTAACATCTAAACTTTGTAGCACTGCTCACCTAGAAATGGTGTTCTGGACTGCAGCAGTCATGTGGCACAGTCTGGTGGCTGAGATGGGACTGTTTAAGGCATTCCTGGttatctcaaaatcaaaactaccaaaacaaaaccaacccttAAACCAACCCTTTCATGagggcgcgcgcgcgcgtgtgcgagcacacacacacacacacacgctgcccCCAGAGTGACCCTCAAACCTCAGCGTCTTGTCAGGTGAAACCCCCAGTGAACTTTACTGCCTTTAGTAACCAGAAGAAATGTTCCACAGTTGAGCATCAGCACCTGGGTAGTAAAGACTGTTTAGAATCCTTCAGCTCTGACCACCCATTTCCCCGCTGGGTTATGTCTTCCACTTGACTTTACATCATCACTGCTTCTACAGTCCACACTCAAACAATGAGAAAAAGTGGTGCAGTCTGGAAATAGAAGGGTGTCATTACCTGGGGACACTTCCCAACCAGATTCCCAGAGCCATATCCCGATGCCCACAGTGATAAGCAGATGTTCCCAGTAGGCAATTCATAGCCAATCAActgtctccttctttcctttcacccCCTCACACtcacttaatcttttttttttttttgaaagtgcACCAAGGTCCTATCTTTCTCCTGTCACTTTACTATGTA from Cricetulus griseus strain 17A/GY chromosome 1 unlocalized genomic scaffold, alternate assembly CriGri-PICRH-1.0 chr1_0, whole genome shotgun sequence includes the following:
- the LOC100750644 gene encoding glutathione S-transferase Mu 7, which gives rise to MPMTLGYWDIRGLAHAIRLLLEYTDSSYEEKRYTMGDAPDYDQSQWLNEKFKLGLDFPNLPYLIDGSHKITQSNAILRYLGRKHNLCGETEEERIRVDILENQLMDNRMVLARLCYNPDFEKLKPGYLEQLPGMMRLYSEFLGKRPWFAGDKITFVDFIAYDVLERNQVFEPKCLEEFPNLKDFISRFEGLKKISDYMKTSRFLPRPVFTKMATWGNK